GAGGCGAACCGACTTTGCAGCCGGATTTGCTTGAGTTCGTTCTGAAGATAAAAAGTCTCGGTTTTAAAGTAAAAATAGACACCAATGGGACGATGCCCGGCGTTCTGGAGTCGCTTCTGGAAAATAAAGCCGTTGATTATTTCGCCATGGACATAAAAACCAGTCTAAAACGCTACGAGGAAGTCGCCCGATTTAAGTTAGTGAAGGAAGAAATAAACAGGTCAAAAGAAATTATCCAGAATTGCGGCCTGGAATACGAGTTCAGGACCACTGTTTTAAAAGAAATCCACCCTTTTGAAGTTTTTGACGAAATAGGGGAATGGATAAAAGGCGCGGAAAAATATTATTTACAAAATTTTCGTTCTAAATCGGTGCTGGAAAAATATTTTGAAAATTACAACGGATTTTCTGAAAATGAA
The Candidatus Paceibacter sp. DNA segment above includes these coding regions:
- a CDS encoding anaerobic ribonucleoside-triphosphate reductase activating protein, with translation MLIAGVEKLTTLDYPGRLAAIVFTAGCNFRCGYCHNPQMVDPERMKETVKDLIPEEVFFNFLTKRKGMLDGVCITGGEPTLQPDLLEFVLKIKSLGFKVKIDTNGTMPGVLESLLENKAVDYFAMDIKTSLKRYEEVARFKLVKEEINRSKEIIQNCGLEYEFRTTVLKEIHPFEVFDEIGEWIKGAEKYYLQNFRSKSVLEKYFENYNGFSENELAEVRSVMEKYVKFCGIRT